A stretch of Candidatus Methanomethylophilaceae archaeon DNA encodes these proteins:
- a CDS encoding SIS domain-containing protein yields MDAFDYVVVQAGGKGTRLKKYTRNKPKALVPIDNKPLILHLFDKYKGKKFIVIGDYKEDVLRKYLNIYPKEKRVKFIFVSADGETGTCAGIRKALAYIPEGARFALTWCDLLLAKETSVPDSDGNLIGTTDSFSCRWSFRDGAPVEERSDRGGIAGFFVFKDKSVLSDVPTSGEFVRWLSKSEIALKSFDLKGAKEFGLYEDIPSIEGGKCRPFNSIEIDGEGHIVKKGIDAQGQKLAKDECAWYEAVKGFEGIPIPKIYESGPPIVMEKVDGKNVFAYDLTRDQKLEILKKIVDSLKHLHSCGSAPADPFSTRKNYYDKTISRISEVRDLIPHAYDRYITINGKRCRNVFYCMEELEKRLYEISNKPFAIIHGDCTFSNMILRKGTDPVFIDPRGYFGDTKIYGDPAYDWAKLYYSIAGNYDKFNLRKFDLTIGDDIKLRIESNGWEDMEGEYLNLISDEINERDLRLLHAVIWLSLTTYAWEDYDSICAAFYNGLWYLEDAMGDYFDGIMETVNKSVDSIDRDVFYRLVNDVCCTLSNGRKVVITGLGKNAPICEKFVGTMLSLGLNSTFLHTNTAVHGDLGTIRKGDLIMILSKSGETSESKRLLDYVRDNLGRDNSIWTMTFEKDSYLAKNSPNTLTIPLDHEGDDWNKVPNNSTTVYLIVLQALAMNVAKRKGVTYDDFILNHPGGAIGDAAKKQ; encoded by the coding sequence ATGGATGCATTCGACTATGTGGTTGTCCAGGCTGGAGGCAAGGGAACTCGCCTCAAAAAATATACCAGAAACAAGCCCAAAGCTCTGGTGCCCATAGACAATAAGCCACTCATACTCCACCTATTTGACAAATACAAAGGCAAGAAATTCATCGTAATCGGGGATTACAAAGAGGATGTCCTCAGAAAATACCTGAACATCTATCCCAAAGAGAAAAGGGTCAAGTTCATCTTCGTCAGCGCCGACGGTGAAACCGGCACCTGCGCCGGAATCAGGAAGGCACTGGCCTACATCCCCGAGGGAGCCAGATTCGCGCTCACCTGGTGCGATCTGCTCCTCGCCAAGGAGACTTCAGTCCCTGATTCCGACGGGAATCTCATCGGCACAACGGACAGTTTCAGCTGCAGATGGTCATTCAGGGACGGGGCTCCGGTCGAGGAGAGGAGCGATCGCGGAGGCATCGCCGGGTTCTTCGTTTTCAAAGACAAAAGCGTCCTGTCCGATGTCCCCACTTCCGGCGAGTTCGTTCGCTGGCTCTCGAAGTCGGAGATCGCGCTGAAATCCTTCGACCTGAAGGGAGCAAAAGAGTTCGGGCTGTACGAGGACATACCGTCGATCGAAGGCGGCAAATGCAGACCATTCAATTCGATCGAAATCGATGGCGAGGGCCACATAGTCAAGAAGGGCATAGACGCCCAAGGTCAGAAGCTCGCCAAAGATGAGTGCGCATGGTACGAGGCGGTCAAGGGTTTCGAAGGCATCCCGATACCCAAAATCTATGAGTCCGGCCCTCCGATCGTGATGGAGAAGGTTGACGGGAAGAACGTGTTCGCATACGATCTCACCCGCGACCAGAAGCTCGAAATCCTGAAGAAGATCGTCGACAGCCTCAAGCATCTGCACAGCTGCGGAAGCGCTCCGGCCGACCCGTTCAGCACGAGGAAGAACTATTACGACAAGACCATAAGCCGCATAAGCGAGGTCAGGGACCTGATCCCCCACGCCTACGACAGATACATAACGATCAACGGGAAGAGGTGCAGGAACGTCTTCTACTGCATGGAAGAGCTTGAGAAGAGGCTCTATGAGATTTCCAACAAGCCCTTCGCCATCATCCATGGGGATTGCACCTTCTCCAACATGATCCTCCGCAAAGGCACCGATCCGGTGTTCATCGACCCCCGCGGATACTTCGGGGACACCAAGATCTACGGGGATCCCGCATACGATTGGGCAAAACTCTACTACTCGATCGCAGGCAACTACGACAAGTTCAACCTCCGCAAATTCGATCTCACCATCGGCGACGATATAAAGCTGAGGATCGAGTCCAACGGATGGGAGGACATGGAGGGGGAGTACCTCAATCTCATCTCCGATGAGATCAACGAGAGGGATCTCAGGCTTCTCCATGCGGTGATCTGGCTCTCCCTGACGACGTACGCTTGGGAGGATTACGACTCCATATGCGCCGCGTTCTACAACGGCCTGTGGTATCTCGAGGACGCGATGGGAGACTATTTTGACGGCATAATGGAGACAGTCAACAAATCCGTGGACTCCATAGACAGGGACGTTTTCTACAGGCTCGTCAACGACGTCTGCTGCACGCTTTCCAACGGCAGGAAGGTCGTCATCACTGGTCTCGGGAAGAACGCTCCTATCTGCGAGAAATTCGTCGGCACGATGCTGTCTCTGGGACTGAATTCGACATTCCTGCATACCAACACCGCGGTCCACGGCGATCTCGGTACGATAAGGAAAGGGGACCTGATCATGATCCTCTCCAAGAGCGGGGAAACCTCGGAGTCCAAGCGCCTTCTCGATTACGTCAGGGACAACCTCGGCCGCGACAACTCGATCTGGACCATGACATTCGAAAAGGACAGCTATCTGGCCAAGAACTCTCCCAACACCCTCACGATTCCGCTGGATCACGAGGGCGACGATTGGAACAAGGTCCCTAACAATTCGACTACGGTGTATCTGATAGTCTTGCAGGCCCTGGCAATGAACGTCGCCAAGAGGAAGGGCGTGACCTACGACGACTTCATACTCAACCATCCCGGCGGAGCGATCGGGGATGCCGCAAAAAAGCAATAA
- a CDS encoding SEL1-like repeat protein — MKQGNAIELKNVSKSFRLEVRDDSSKGLIRKNKTSTVKHTVFSGINLEVKKGEILGVLGRNGSGKSTLLSIIAKILEPDTGTVEVDGKVASILALGMGFQGDMSGRENIYLKGELYGFSRKQMAEKIDGIIEFSGLKEYIDNPLKTYSSGMSGRLAFSIMLHVDADIMLVDEVLSTGDATFSAKAKTAFMNIIKSGKTVVFVSHGISAVEDFCTRAVWIEKGKIVADGKTKTVCAKYMRAMTESFEIIYDQAVGGVSAAQYTLALMYRDGKKVEKNDELYREWIKKAAEQGHSEAQVLYADMLLESESEEDRGEAFVYYQAAASKGNSNARMKLSALSGGEESDSERVEVIEICRQLAESGIPADVLRYGNVLLRTAWNEDDRILAYSQFVKAAEDGSPDALYQMAIMSRDGVGTVHDNEKYIEYLEMAADAGHSKAIAEIAAIYREGKLVDQNLAKAFDYYLKAARGGSAQSQYRVACMYRDGEGTESNKEKSDRWFKIYSHAAIAPYQYILADTISSRLEIDANPDDLIKKSALNYNTKGIVQLASIYKNGSSQFSNVAQAKECYLMAAEVSASSRLALADMYYEGLLFEQDYKKAAEIYCKLSYALDMTRCYRLHLMYRDGIGVDKNAEKADIYLRRAAIKGHRQARKTLGMDS, encoded by the coding sequence ATGAAACAAGGGAATGCCATAGAACTGAAGAACGTAAGCAAATCATTCAGGCTGGAGGTCCGCGACGATTCCTCGAAAGGATTGATCAGGAAGAACAAAACCTCTACCGTCAAGCACACCGTCTTCAGCGGCATCAATCTCGAGGTGAAGAAGGGGGAGATCCTTGGCGTCCTTGGAAGGAATGGAAGCGGAAAGAGTACCCTTCTGAGCATCATAGCCAAGATTCTGGAGCCGGACACCGGAACGGTGGAGGTCGACGGAAAGGTCGCGAGCATCCTCGCTTTGGGCATGGGATTCCAAGGGGACATGTCCGGAAGGGAGAACATCTACCTCAAGGGGGAGCTTTATGGCTTCAGCAGGAAGCAGATGGCCGAGAAGATAGATGGGATCATAGAATTCTCGGGCCTGAAGGAATACATCGACAACCCTCTCAAGACTTATTCCTCCGGTATGTCGGGAAGGCTCGCCTTCTCGATCATGCTCCACGTGGATGCGGACATAATGTTGGTGGATGAGGTGCTGAGCACCGGAGACGCCACATTCTCGGCGAAAGCCAAGACCGCTTTCATGAACATAATCAAGAGCGGGAAGACCGTCGTGTTCGTGTCCCACGGAATTTCCGCTGTAGAGGACTTCTGCACCCGCGCGGTATGGATCGAGAAAGGAAAGATCGTGGCCGACGGCAAGACGAAGACCGTCTGCGCCAAGTACATGAGGGCCATGACGGAATCCTTCGAGATAATCTACGACCAAGCGGTCGGAGGCGTTTCTGCAGCCCAATATACGCTTGCGCTGATGTATCGCGATGGGAAGAAAGTCGAAAAGAATGACGAGCTCTATCGCGAATGGATCAAGAAGGCTGCGGAGCAAGGCCATAGCGAAGCCCAGGTCTTGTACGCCGATATGCTGCTGGAATCGGAATCGGAAGAGGATCGCGGAGAAGCTTTCGTCTATTATCAGGCGGCGGCCTCCAAAGGCAACTCCAACGCCCGCATGAAGCTCTCGGCCCTTTCCGGAGGGGAAGAATCCGATTCCGAGAGGGTTGAGGTCATCGAAATCTGCCGCCAGCTGGCGGAGTCCGGAATTCCGGCGGATGTTCTGAGATACGGGAACGTGCTGCTGAGGACGGCATGGAATGAGGACGACCGTATCCTGGCGTATTCGCAATTCGTCAAGGCTGCGGAGGACGGCAGCCCAGATGCTCTCTACCAGATGGCCATAATGTCCAGGGACGGCGTCGGAACCGTCCATGACAACGAAAAATACATCGAATACCTTGAGATGGCGGCGGATGCCGGGCATTCCAAGGCAATCGCCGAGATCGCCGCCATATACCGCGAGGGAAAGCTCGTGGATCAGAATCTGGCGAAAGCGTTCGATTATTACCTGAAGGCCGCCAGAGGCGGGAGCGCACAAAGCCAGTACAGGGTGGCCTGCATGTACAGGGACGGGGAAGGCACCGAAAGCAACAAGGAGAAATCCGACAGGTGGTTCAAAATCTATTCCCATGCGGCGATAGCGCCTTACCAGTACATCTTAGCCGACACGATCTCGTCGCGCTTAGAGATAGATGCCAATCCCGACGATCTGATCAAGAAATCCGCTCTGAACTACAACACAAAAGGTATCGTTCAGCTCGCTTCGATTTACAAGAACGGCAGCTCTCAGTTCTCCAACGTCGCCCAGGCCAAGGAATGCTACCTCATGGCCGCCGAAGTTTCGGCCTCCAGCCGCCTGGCGCTCGCCGACATGTATTATGAGGGGCTGCTCTTCGAGCAGGATTATAAAAAAGCTGCGGAGATATATTGCAAGCTGTCCTATGCGCTCGACATGACGAGGTGCTACCGCTTGCATCTGATGTACAGGGATGGCATCGGCGTGGATAAAAACGCTGAGAAAGCAGATATATATCTTCGTCGCGCAGCCATCAAAGGCCACCGCCAAGCCAGGAAAACTCTCGGGATGGACTCGTAA
- a CDS encoding ABC transporter permease: MSDVPALRSPISGVKAKLQELYSYRNVMRSLIEKSLFGRYKNSFLGFAWHFATPVIYVVLCYFISAEVRDRPENYWVLIASGIMAYHMLISGIAGGTSAFTGNKGIIKKMYVPKEILVFTKTTVSLIIMIIGYVFIIAGILISGYGVNFLGLLMLLPLVVAMYFFCAGCTLALSSITVYVPDVQYLLGSMGLVFFVFTPIRKLASSATGIVSTVYWFNPLTYFLECFHSVIYLKEIPDLGMYAMCFLFAIIAMLIGIIVFNYLKRGFVERL, encoded by the coding sequence ATGAGTGATGTGCCAGCGTTGAGATCGCCCATTTCTGGGGTCAAAGCGAAACTCCAGGAATTGTACAGCTACAGAAATGTGATGAGGTCACTCATAGAGAAGTCGCTGTTCGGGAGATACAAGAATTCCTTTCTGGGATTCGCTTGGCATTTCGCTACGCCCGTGATTTACGTTGTGCTCTGCTATTTCATAAGCGCTGAGGTCAGGGATAGGCCCGAGAATTATTGGGTCCTTATCGCAAGCGGTATCATGGCATACCATATGCTCATCTCCGGCATAGCAGGAGGAACCAGCGCATTCACAGGCAATAAGGGGATAATAAAGAAGATGTACGTCCCCAAGGAGATCTTGGTATTCACCAAGACGACCGTAAGCCTGATTATAATGATCATAGGGTACGTGTTCATCATCGCGGGAATTCTGATCAGCGGATACGGAGTCAATTTCCTGGGGTTGCTGATGCTTCTCCCACTTGTCGTGGCGATGTATTTCTTCTGCGCAGGATGTACGTTGGCCCTGTCTTCCATCACGGTTTACGTTCCGGATGTACAGTACCTTCTGGGTTCCATGGGTTTGGTGTTCTTCGTTTTCACCCCTATACGCAAGCTCGCATCAAGCGCGACTGGGATCGTAAGCACGGTATATTGGTTCAATCCTCTGACGTATTTCTTGGAATGCTTCCATTCCGTAATTTATCTCAAGGAGATCCCTGATCTGGGCATGTATGCCATGTGCTTCCTTTTCGCGATCATCGCGATGCTCATAGGGATTATTGTGTTCAACTATCTTAAGCGTGGATTTGTGGAGAGGTTGTGA